A window of the Synechococcus sp. M16.1 genome harbors these coding sequences:
- a CDS encoding DUF6761 family protein: MTSLDEPEAIRHFQSLCDACQELTTRYHTPSELRLYSDGYLHALRKSGSLDPRSQHRLEQLIDRWILDPSSFIGPDGDVSSLYMRQPQGY, encoded by the coding sequence ATGACATCACTCGACGAACCTGAAGCCATCCGCCATTTTCAATCGCTCTGCGATGCCTGTCAGGAGCTGACGACGAGATATCACACACCGTCGGAGCTGCGGCTGTACTCCGATGGCTACCTGCACGCATTGCGGAAGTCAGGATCGCTTGATCCCCGCTCTCAGCATCGTCTTGAGCAATTGATTGATCGCTGGATCCTGGATCCCTCCAGCTTTATTGGCCCTGACGGGGATGTGAGCAGCTTGTACATGCGCCAACCCCAGGGCTATTGA
- a CDS encoding exodeoxyribonuclease V subunit gamma, whose amino-acid sequence MLTVYRSNRAEFLARLLSRQLIEQQPGPLETVEVMVNTWPTSRWLGEQLATANGISSLVRFPFPGSRLRQLVRQVLHLPAQEDDPWRAVQLVWAVLELLPELLEQPVAQPLRTWLTQREGTASGLTRDRWQLARTIADAMDDYALYRPDQLEQWKRPRPDDDWQPVLWRLLAQRLPRAPFGLQVREAVDRLRRGDVDPALLPERLRLFGISALAPVQVDLIQALSGLLEVEIYLLTPCPDLWQRCGSRRASLGDDWLVPPDGGWLAEAPRLEAVLGRMGAEFQQLLEGSGESQLGERREGDLFAGSLQMAAAEERQPTLLDQLQQQLVDADSVPALERSSDDQSLLFQAAPGPWREVQLVRDRILQWLAADPDLAPRDVLVMTPQIERYAPLLSSVFNDTAAIGVDLPWRLTDRSQQSSPGLSMAMFTLLELAATRLTATGLERLLANPALQGQQGLTPEEAVLITQTLQRSGFRWGLDARERGGDEVHSLRWCLDRWLLGLVLPVEPGLAPAGAAPFQQELDPDRLVRWWTLLDRLARMLDRLRQPRPCHDWVQLLQTLLQELFAEGGAWADESQSWAAALEEWRLRARDCPLDLDAAVALEVLQEALSVDSGRFGHRSGALTISALEPMRAIPHKVVVLMGLDSADFPRPSRRPGFHLLEQQRRLGDPRSSDQDRYVLLEALMSARRHLLISWCGRLERTGEPQPPAAPVEQWLAVLQEQLQRAGSSTEGLLITPAANPLSRENFRPEAPLSCDRRQLEARRCLDRAPVSDQVQGLAWASLWQPELNNDEAEGRDGDDLALDPEALLAWMQQPQKAWLQARGLRPGEGIEAVEDLEALELEGLQRYLLLNHELEEQFILGSAPDWTTSLAGQGVLPAGAGAALEQEELQQRWQALQRQLASLGPCRREVPVLAGLPMPLLYAGNTQVVVQPGMLTAAAVMRGWLQHLLLCAEGLAPAAGSAVVARSTRVAGAQVHLRWSALPTAEAEHQLQQLARLAQQGLERCWPVPPKSGWQMVAKDRRKPGEGPQDFRKTWQDEGATPVMQLCFGTEIAAEQLMDEAGFQEACQLLYGPLLAQLR is encoded by the coding sequence TTGCTGACGGTTTATCGAAGCAACAGGGCTGAATTTCTGGCTCGCTTGCTCTCCCGTCAGTTGATCGAGCAGCAGCCGGGCCCCCTTGAAACGGTGGAGGTGATGGTCAACACCTGGCCCACCAGCCGATGGTTGGGGGAACAGCTGGCCACGGCCAACGGCATCAGTTCCCTGGTGCGCTTCCCCTTCCCGGGTAGTCGCCTGCGGCAGCTGGTGCGCCAGGTGCTGCATCTCCCCGCGCAGGAGGACGATCCCTGGCGGGCGGTCCAGCTGGTGTGGGCTGTGCTCGAGCTGCTGCCGGAGCTGTTGGAGCAGCCCGTCGCCCAGCCGCTACGGACCTGGCTTACCCAGCGTGAAGGAACCGCCTCGGGGTTGACGCGGGACCGTTGGCAGCTGGCACGCACCATCGCCGATGCCATGGACGATTACGCCCTCTACCGCCCCGATCAACTGGAGCAGTGGAAACGGCCGCGGCCAGATGACGACTGGCAGCCCGTGCTCTGGCGACTGCTGGCCCAACGGCTTCCCCGGGCTCCCTTTGGGCTGCAGGTGCGTGAGGCCGTAGATCGTCTCCGGCGAGGAGACGTTGATCCAGCCCTGCTGCCGGAGCGGCTGCGGCTGTTTGGCATCAGTGCCCTGGCACCGGTGCAGGTGGATCTGATTCAGGCCTTGTCCGGTCTGCTGGAGGTGGAGATCTACCTGCTCACCCCGTGTCCGGATCTGTGGCAGCGCTGCGGCAGTCGGCGTGCCTCGCTCGGGGATGACTGGCTGGTTCCGCCCGACGGGGGCTGGTTGGCGGAGGCGCCGCGCCTGGAGGCTGTTCTTGGGCGGATGGGTGCCGAATTTCAGCAGTTGCTGGAGGGCTCCGGTGAATCCCAGTTGGGGGAGCGACGCGAGGGGGATCTGTTTGCAGGTTCCCTGCAGATGGCCGCAGCGGAAGAGCGCCAACCCACCCTGCTCGATCAGCTTCAGCAGCAGCTGGTGGATGCCGACAGCGTCCCCGCACTGGAGCGTTCCTCCGACGATCAGTCGCTGTTGTTTCAGGCGGCACCGGGGCCTTGGCGGGAGGTGCAACTGGTGCGTGATCGCATCTTGCAGTGGCTGGCGGCCGATCCCGATCTCGCGCCCCGCGACGTGCTGGTGATGACGCCGCAGATTGAGCGCTATGCACCGCTGCTCAGCTCCGTGTTCAACGACACGGCGGCCATCGGTGTCGATTTGCCTTGGCGTCTCACCGACCGCAGTCAGCAGAGCAGTCCGGGGTTGTCGATGGCGATGTTCACGCTGCTGGAGCTGGCGGCCACACGCCTCACCGCCACGGGGCTGGAACGTCTGCTGGCCAATCCGGCCCTGCAGGGCCAGCAGGGACTCACGCCGGAGGAGGCGGTGTTGATCACCCAGACGCTGCAACGCAGCGGTTTTCGCTGGGGCTTGGATGCCCGCGAGCGGGGTGGGGATGAGGTGCACAGCCTGCGTTGGTGTCTCGACCGTTGGCTGCTGGGCTTGGTGCTGCCCGTGGAGCCGGGCCTGGCTCCAGCAGGGGCGGCACCGTTCCAGCAGGAGCTGGATCCGGATCGCCTGGTGCGCTGGTGGACGCTGCTGGACCGTTTGGCGCGGATGCTCGATCGCCTGCGACAGCCCCGGCCATGCCATGACTGGGTGCAGCTGCTGCAGACCCTGTTGCAGGAGCTGTTCGCTGAGGGTGGGGCCTGGGCCGATGAGTCGCAGAGCTGGGCGGCGGCCCTTGAGGAGTGGCGATTGCGGGCCCGAGACTGCCCCCTGGACCTCGATGCAGCCGTGGCCTTGGAGGTGTTGCAGGAGGCCTTGTCAGTGGACAGCGGTCGCTTCGGTCACCGCAGTGGCGCCCTCACTATCAGTGCCCTGGAGCCGATGCGGGCGATCCCCCACAAGGTGGTGGTTTTGATGGGCCTCGACAGCGCCGACTTTCCACGCCCGAGCCGCCGCCCTGGCTTTCACCTGCTCGAGCAGCAACGGCGCCTGGGGGATCCCCGCAGCAGCGACCAGGACCGCTACGTGCTGCTGGAGGCCTTGATGTCGGCACGCCGTCATCTGCTGATCAGCTGGTGCGGCCGGCTGGAGCGCACCGGTGAGCCCCAGCCGCCTGCTGCGCCGGTGGAACAGTGGCTTGCGGTGCTGCAGGAGCAGTTGCAACGGGCCGGTTCCTCCACGGAGGGGTTGTTGATCACGCCGGCGGCCAACCCCCTATCCCGAGAGAACTTTCGGCCCGAGGCGCCGCTCAGCTGTGATCGCCGCCAGCTGGAGGCCCGGCGCTGCCTGGATCGTGCTCCGGTGTCGGATCAGGTCCAGGGGCTGGCCTGGGCATCGCTCTGGCAGCCGGAGCTCAACAATGACGAGGCCGAGGGACGTGACGGAGACGACCTGGCCCTGGACCCTGAAGCCTTGCTGGCCTGGATGCAGCAGCCCCAGAAGGCCTGGTTGCAGGCACGGGGGTTGCGGCCTGGGGAAGGCATTGAGGCGGTGGAGGATCTTGAGGCGCTCGAGTTGGAGGGCCTGCAGCGCTATTTGCTGCTCAACCACGAGCTTGAGGAGCAGTTCATTCTTGGATCGGCTCCGGATTGGACGACGTCGCTGGCGGGCCAGGGTGTGCTGCCGGCGGGGGCTGGTGCGGCCCTTGAGCAAGAGGAACTGCAGCAGCGTTGGCAGGCCCTGCAACGGCAGCTGGCATCGCTTGGTCCCTGCCGCCGGGAGGTGCCTGTGCTCGCCGGCCTGCCGATGCCCCTGCTCTACGCCGGCAACACCCAGGTGGTGGTGCAGCCCGGCATGCTCACGGCCGCGGCGGTGATGCGCGGCTGGTTGCAGCATCTGTTGCTGTGCGCTGAGGGATTGGCGCCTGCTGCCGGCTCAGCGGTGGTGGCCCGCAGCACCCGGGTTGCCGGCGCCCAGGTGCACTTGCGCTGGTCGGCGTTGCCGACGGCTGAAGCCGAGCACCAGCTGCAGCAGCTGGCGCGGCTGGCGCAACAGGGGCTGGAGCGGTGCTGGCCGGTCCCCCCGAAGAGCGGCTGGCAGATGGTGGCCAAAGACCGGCGCAAACCGGGGGAGGGGCCGCAGGACTTCCGCAAGACCTGGCAGGACGAAGGGGCCACCCCGGTGATGCAGCTCTGCTTCGGCACGGAGATCGCTGCGGAGCAATTGATGGATGAGGCCGGATTCCAGGAGGCGTGTCAGCTGCTGTACGG
- the grxD gene encoding Grx4 family monothiol glutaredoxin yields MDPSTKARIETLVASSPIFVFMKGSKLMPQCGFSNNVVQILHSLGVAFETFDVLSDPEIRQGIKEFSSWPTIPQVYVKGEFIGGSDILIEMYNSGELREKLEIALAS; encoded by the coding sequence ATGGACCCCTCCACCAAAGCTCGCATCGAAACTCTGGTCGCTTCCAGCCCGATCTTCGTGTTCATGAAGGGCTCCAAGCTGATGCCCCAGTGCGGATTCTCAAACAATGTGGTGCAGATCCTGCACTCCCTCGGTGTGGCATTCGAGACATTTGACGTTCTCTCTGATCCAGAGATTCGTCAGGGAATCAAAGAGTTTTCCAGCTGGCCCACCATCCCCCAGGTGTACGTGAAAGGGGAATTCATCGGCGGTTCCGACATCCTGATCGAGATGTACAACTCCGGAGAACTTCGCGAAAAGCTGGAAATCGCTCTCGCTAGCTAA
- a CDS encoding BolA family protein — translation MVQPDAVEAAIQQVIPDANVTVEDLTGGGDHLQVTVVSSAFAGLSRIRQHQMVYGALQQELASEAIHALALNTSTPSDAASA, via the coding sequence ATGGTGCAGCCGGATGCCGTTGAAGCCGCGATCCAACAGGTCATTCCCGACGCCAACGTCACCGTTGAAGACCTCACCGGTGGCGGTGATCACCTCCAGGTGACTGTGGTGTCGTCTGCTTTTGCTGGCCTTTCACGCATCCGTCAGCATCAAATGGTGTACGGCGCGCTGCAGCAGGAATTGGCCAGCGAAGCGATTCACGCCCTCGCCCTCAACACCTCAACCCCTTCGGACGCTGCGTCCGCTTAA
- a CDS encoding cation transporter, whose translation MTTPAEARRIEQRSLRFGVGANAVMALAGFSAHVLTGSSALLLDGLYSAVLVGSSLIASRISRNVVRPPDRAWPYGYEGQEALYVLFRSLVLLGVIGFGVGSACSTLIDWWRGNSIAPLHLEPVALYTALITALCGLLAWRHRRDWRRTGRVSLLLLTEARNARIDAVITLATGLALLASPLLLATPLSALAPITDALLVLAVSLALLREPLAALRDAMAQAAGCAADPDVLQRTRMVLMQELVGLQLQMMDFTVQQLGRTAFVVVYINPLQPQESRVIDGLRHHIDARCSAELGRPVRSEVILTVMPPIHRQDPRPQTAP comes from the coding sequence ATGACAACCCCTGCGGAGGCTCGCCGGATCGAACAGCGCTCCCTGCGCTTCGGTGTTGGAGCCAACGCAGTAATGGCCCTGGCTGGGTTTTCCGCCCATGTGCTTACCGGATCCTCGGCCCTGCTGTTGGACGGCCTTTATTCCGCCGTGTTGGTGGGGTCGTCCTTGATTGCCAGTCGCATCAGCCGCAACGTGGTGCGGCCACCGGATCGAGCCTGGCCCTACGGCTACGAAGGCCAGGAAGCCCTGTATGTGCTGTTTCGCTCCCTGGTGCTGCTCGGGGTGATCGGCTTTGGCGTTGGCAGCGCCTGCTCCACCTTGATCGATTGGTGGCGGGGGAACAGCATTGCGCCGTTGCATCTGGAGCCGGTGGCGCTCTACACCGCGCTGATTACAGCGCTCTGTGGACTGCTGGCCTGGCGGCACCGCCGCGATTGGCGCCGCACGGGTCGGGTGTCGCTGCTGCTGCTCACCGAGGCCCGCAATGCCCGGATCGATGCCGTGATCACCCTGGCCACGGGTCTGGCCCTGCTGGCGTCGCCGCTGCTCTTGGCAACGCCCTTGTCTGCCCTTGCGCCGATCACCGATGCCCTGCTGGTGCTGGCGGTGAGCCTGGCCTTGCTGCGGGAACCGTTGGCGGCGCTGCGGGATGCCATGGCCCAGGCGGCGGGCTGTGCCGCCGACCCGGATGTGCTCCAGCGCACGCGCATGGTGTTGATGCAGGAGCTGGTGGGGCTTCAGCTGCAGATGATGGATTTCACGGTGCAGCAGCTCGGCCGCACGGCCTTTGTCGTGGTCTACATCAATCCGCTGCAGCCTCAAGAAAGTCGGGTGATTGATGGGTTGCGCCATCACATCGATGCCCGCTGCAGTGCCGAACTCGGACGTCCGGTGCGCTCTGAGGTGATCCTCACGGTGATGCCGCCGATTCACCGCCAGGATCCAAGGCCGCAGACGGCCCCTTAG
- a CDS encoding MgPME-cyclase complex family protein, translating to MTTYHFVAASERFLTVEEPLEEVLRERQRNYAETGKTIDFWLVKQPAFLSSPELAELKATIPQPAAAVVSTDPTFITFLKLRLEYVAVGTFEAPSAGIPDALAGAV from the coding sequence ATGACCACCTATCACTTCGTTGCAGCCAGCGAGCGCTTCCTCACCGTGGAGGAGCCGTTGGAGGAAGTGCTGCGGGAGCGTCAGCGCAACTACGCCGAAACCGGCAAGACCATCGATTTCTGGCTGGTGAAGCAACCGGCTTTCCTCTCTTCTCCTGAGCTGGCTGAGCTCAAGGCAACCATTCCCCAGCCCGCTGCCGCTGTGGTGTCCACCGATCCCACCTTCATCACCTTCCTCAAACTCCGTTTGGAGTATGTGGCTGTGGGCACCTTTGAAGCTCCCTCCGCGGGGATTCCCGATGCCCTTGCCGGTGCCGTCTGA
- the crtH gene encoding carotenoid isomerase, translating to MSENQQWDAVVIGSGIGGLVTASQLAAKGAKTLVLERYLIPGGSGGAFKREGYTFDVGASMIFGFGKKGFTNLLTRALADVGEQCDTIPDPAQLEYHMPGGLRIAVDRDYEQFIADLTARFPHEAEGIRRFYDTCWQVFNCLDAMPLLSLEDPAYLTKVFFKAPLACLGLARWLPFNVGAVARQHIKDEQLLKFIDIECFCWSVMPADRTPMINAGMVFSDRHAGGINYPKGGVGVIAEKLVKGLERHGGAIRYKARVTEVLIESDQAVGVKLADGEVIRAKRVISNATRWDTFSGAGDEQHRSGQALVDAAHTPGKEQFWRKRYVPSPSFLSLHLGVRADLIPAGTHCHHLLLEDWNRMEDEQGVIFVSMPSLLDPDLAPAGHHIVHTFTPSSMEAWQGLTPSQYREKKEADAARLIQRLEAILPGLADAITHKEIGTPRSHRRFLGRFQGSYGPIPAMQLPGLLPMPFNRTGLKNLYCVGDSCFPGQGLNAVAFSGFACAHRVGADLGLNPWALPA from the coding sequence ATGAGCGAGAACCAGCAGTGGGATGCCGTTGTGATCGGTTCCGGCATCGGTGGTTTGGTCACCGCCAGTCAGTTGGCGGCCAAGGGAGCCAAGACCCTCGTTTTGGAGCGGTATCTGATCCCCGGCGGCAGTGGTGGTGCCTTCAAACGCGAGGGCTACACCTTCGATGTGGGGGCCTCGATGATCTTCGGCTTCGGCAAGAAGGGTTTCACCAACCTGCTCACCCGGGCCCTTGCTGATGTGGGGGAGCAGTGCGACACCATCCCCGACCCCGCCCAGCTCGAGTACCACATGCCCGGTGGGCTGCGCATCGCGGTGGACCGCGACTACGAGCAGTTCATCGCCGACCTCACGGCGCGGTTTCCCCATGAGGCCGAGGGGATCCGCCGCTTCTACGACACCTGCTGGCAGGTGTTCAATTGCCTCGATGCCATGCCGCTTCTCTCGCTGGAGGATCCGGCCTACCTCACCAAGGTGTTCTTCAAGGCACCATTGGCCTGCCTGGGGCTGGCCCGCTGGCTGCCGTTCAACGTCGGAGCGGTGGCCCGGCAGCACATCAAAGACGAGCAGCTGCTCAAGTTCATCGATATCGAGTGCTTTTGCTGGTCGGTGATGCCGGCGGATCGCACGCCGATGATCAATGCCGGCATGGTGTTTTCCGATCGCCATGCGGGGGGAATCAACTACCCCAAGGGAGGCGTCGGCGTGATCGCCGAAAAGTTGGTGAAGGGATTGGAACGCCACGGCGGCGCCATTCGCTACAAGGCCCGAGTCACCGAGGTCTTGATCGAGAGCGATCAGGCGGTTGGCGTGAAGCTGGCCGATGGCGAGGTCATCCGCGCCAAGCGTGTGATCTCCAATGCAACCCGCTGGGACACCTTCTCGGGAGCGGGTGATGAGCAGCACCGCTCCGGCCAGGCCCTGGTGGATGCCGCCCACACGCCGGGCAAAGAGCAGTTCTGGCGCAAGCGTTATGTGCCTTCCCCTTCGTTCCTGTCGCTGCATCTGGGGGTTCGGGCTGACCTGATTCCGGCCGGCACCCACTGCCATCACCTCCTGCTCGAAGACTGGAACCGGATGGAGGACGAGCAGGGGGTGATCTTCGTGTCGATGCCCTCGCTGCTGGATCCGGATCTGGCCCCGGCCGGGCATCACATCGTTCACACCTTCACGCCCTCATCGATGGAGGCCTGGCAGGGACTGACCCCCAGCCAGTACCGCGAGAAAAAGGAGGCGGATGCGGCACGGTTGATCCAGCGCCTGGAGGCGATCCTTCCCGGCCTCGCCGATGCCATCACCCACAAGGAGATCGGTACGCCCCGCAGCCACCGGCGTTTTCTGGGTCGCTTTCAGGGCAGTTACGGCCCGATTCCGGCGATGCAACTGCCGGGACTGCTGCCGATGCCGTTCAACCGCACGGGATTGAAAAACCTCTACTGCGTGGGTGATTCCTGTTTCCCCGGCCAGGGCCTCAACGCTGTGGCCTTCAGTGGGTTTGCCTGTGCCCATCGGGTTGGGGCCGACCTCGGCCTGAACCCTTGGGCGCTGCCGGCCTGA
- a CDS encoding metallophosphoesterase has translation MNLHSRRHWVIGDVHGCHQPLCQLLATLPPNDHLVFCGDVINRGEAIPATMNLVWDLVQAGRATWLRGNHEQDLIDALESRDGLSQHATYAQLGDSSARQWLPRLQQLPLVYRGDGWCATHAGFDAEGQPDLSIRDPFWEAYDGRFGQAVVGHTPRPQVERLGAIVLIDTGAVYGGCLSAYCPQTDAVVQVEGAATDAVLAGVGPC, from the coding sequence TTGAACCTGCACAGCCGCCGGCACTGGGTGATTGGAGATGTGCATGGCTGCCATCAGCCCCTATGCCAACTGCTCGCCACCCTGCCGCCGAACGACCATCTGGTCTTCTGCGGGGATGTGATCAACCGTGGTGAGGCCATTCCCGCCACGATGAATCTGGTCTGGGATCTGGTCCAGGCCGGCCGTGCCACATGGCTGCGCGGGAACCATGAGCAAGACCTCATTGATGCCCTGGAATCCAGGGACGGCTTGAGTCAGCACGCCACCTATGCCCAGTTGGGTGACAGCAGCGCTCGCCAATGGTTGCCGCGCCTGCAACAGCTCCCGCTCGTCTATCGCGGTGACGGTTGGTGCGCCACCCATGCCGGGTTCGATGCAGAGGGTCAACCGGATCTCTCCATTCGTGATCCCTTCTGGGAGGCCTATGACGGTCGTTTTGGTCAGGCTGTTGTGGGCCATACGCCCCGCCCCCAGGTGGAACGCCTTGGCGCGATTGTTCTGATCGACACCGGTGCGGTCTACGGCGGTTGTTTATCGGCCTACTGCCCGCAAACCGATGCGGTCGTTCAGGTTGAAGGAGCTGCAACCGATGCCGTGCTGGCTGGAGTTGGCCCTTGCTGA
- a CDS encoding pyridoxine 5'-phosphate synthase yields the protein MASLGVNIDHIANIREARRTVEPDPVSMALLAELGGADGITVHLREDRRHIQDRDVELLRQTVRSRLNLEMAATEEMVAIALRIKPDMVTLVPERREEVTTEGGLDVAGQEASLGGMVQTLQAAGIPVSLFVDPEATQLQACKATGACWVELHTGRYADSDWSTQPQELARLQEGTAIARQLGLRVNAGHGLTYQNVEPIAAIPGMEELNIGHTIVARSVAVGLQQAVRDMKVLVQNPRLDPLFGQAPG from the coding sequence ATGGCCAGCCTCGGCGTCAATATCGACCACATCGCCAACATCCGTGAAGCGCGGCGGACCGTCGAGCCAGACCCGGTGTCGATGGCACTGCTGGCCGAACTCGGTGGGGCCGATGGGATCACCGTGCATCTGAGGGAAGACCGGCGTCACATCCAGGATCGGGATGTGGAGTTGCTGCGCCAGACCGTGCGCTCCCGCCTCAACCTGGAAATGGCCGCCACCGAGGAGATGGTGGCGATTGCGCTGCGGATCAAGCCCGACATGGTCACCCTGGTGCCGGAACGGCGGGAGGAGGTCACCACGGAGGGGGGCCTGGATGTGGCCGGACAAGAGGCCTCCCTGGGGGGCATGGTGCAAACCCTTCAGGCCGCCGGGATACCTGTGAGCCTGTTTGTGGATCCGGAGGCCACCCAACTCCAGGCATGCAAAGCCACGGGGGCCTGCTGGGTGGAATTGCACACCGGGCGCTATGCCGATTCGGACTGGAGCACCCAGCCCCAGGAGCTGGCGCGCTTGCAGGAGGGGACGGCCATCGCCCGGCAGCTCGGTCTGCGGGTCAATGCCGGCCATGGCCTCACGTATCAGAACGTTGAGCCCATCGCGGCCATCCCTGGGATGGAAGAACTCAACATTGGCCACACGATCGTGGCCCGCTCTGTCGCCGTCGGACTGCAACAGGCTGTGCGGGATATGAAGGTCTTGGTTCAGAATCCCCGCCTTGATCCCCTTTTCGGACAGGCGCCCGGATGA
- a CDS encoding 1-acyl-sn-glycerol-3-phosphate acyltransferase — protein MQLCLGDLGSQAPNSISPLQAALATRENSLRVGIDSFWAPLAMFTTQDLALRLQFRERLVLNPEHLPHQGPVLLAPTHRARWDALMLPMAAGRRVSGRDCRFMVTTTEMRGLQGWFLQRLGCFPVDQGRPSMTTLRLAIDLLADGQQVVMFPEGRIHRQDAAIELRPGLVRLAQLAQSRGVSVPVVPVGLGYSQAPPRPFSRAALCFGAPLSVPAKGDREATRQFNSELAAAMHTAEQAARAAVGRPLQSF, from the coding sequence ATGCAGCTTTGCCTGGGGGATTTAGGTTCTCAGGCACCGAATTCGATCAGCCCGTTGCAAGCGGCCCTGGCGACCCGAGAAAACAGCCTGCGTGTCGGCATCGACAGCTTCTGGGCCCCCCTGGCGATGTTCACCACCCAGGATCTGGCGCTGCGCCTTCAATTCCGTGAGCGTCTGGTGCTCAACCCAGAGCATCTCCCCCATCAGGGCCCGGTGCTGCTGGCACCGACGCACCGCGCCCGCTGGGATGCCCTGATGCTGCCGATGGCCGCTGGCCGTCGGGTCAGTGGCCGCGACTGCCGCTTCATGGTGACCACCACCGAAATGCGGGGGCTGCAGGGCTGGTTCCTACAACGGCTCGGCTGCTTCCCAGTGGACCAGGGACGGCCTTCGATGACCACCCTGCGTCTGGCCATCGACCTGCTGGCCGACGGACAGCAAGTGGTGATGTTCCCCGAAGGCAGGATTCACCGGCAGGACGCGGCGATTGAGCTGCGGCCCGGCCTGGTGCGTCTGGCCCAACTGGCCCAGAGCCGCGGCGTTTCAGTTCCTGTGGTTCCCGTTGGCTTGGGCTACAGCCAGGCACCACCGCGGCCCTTCAGCCGGGCAGCGCTCTGTTTCGGAGCACCGCTCAGCGTGCCAGCCAAGGGAGACCGGGAAGCGACGCGGCAGTTCAACAGCGAACTCGCTGCGGCGATGCATACGGCTGAACAAGCGGCCCGTGCTGCCGTTGGCCGACCGCTTCAAAGCTTCTAA
- a CDS encoding response regulator transcription factor — MTSTPHDLTAEASAASTDPVVMPSASTGQEPSRVLVVEPHPTLRTVLVQRLRQDGHLTAAVASAAEALEVCQEQSPDLLVSAELLERSSALRLAEQLRCPVIVLTARAGAEPVVGLLDDGADDVLRKPFGLEELAARCRTLLKRGHSGLQERVTVGPLEVHLLLRQVTLREQPVELSPREFALLCALLMPPGLVRSRQELLRMAWPPFSGGPRSVDTQVLTLRRKLEQAGLGEGGGITTVRQRGYRFSLDNLPSS; from the coding sequence GTGACCTCCACTCCCCACGACCTCACGGCGGAAGCGTCTGCAGCCAGCACCGATCCGGTGGTGATGCCAAGCGCAAGCACCGGTCAGGAACCTTCGCGAGTGTTGGTGGTCGAACCGCACCCCACCCTGCGCACGGTGCTGGTGCAGCGACTGCGTCAGGACGGTCATCTCACTGCAGCAGTGGCCAGTGCCGCTGAAGCTTTGGAGGTCTGTCAGGAACAGTCACCCGATCTCCTGGTGAGTGCAGAACTGCTGGAGCGCAGCTCCGCCCTGCGCTTAGCGGAGCAGCTGCGTTGCCCGGTCATTGTGCTGACTGCACGGGCCGGAGCCGAACCGGTGGTGGGCCTGCTGGATGACGGTGCAGACGATGTGCTGCGCAAACCCTTTGGCCTCGAGGAACTCGCCGCCCGCTGCCGCACCCTGCTCAAGCGGGGGCACAGCGGCCTGCAGGAGCGGGTCACCGTTGGGCCTCTGGAGGTTCATCTGCTCCTCCGTCAGGTGACGCTGCGGGAGCAGCCGGTGGAGCTCAGCCCCCGCGAATTTGCCCTGCTTTGTGCGCTGTTGATGCCGCCTGGGCTGGTGCGAAGCCGACAGGAACTGCTGCGAATGGCCTGGCCTCCCTTCAGCGGTGGCCCCCGTTCGGTGGACACTCAGGTGCTGACCCTGCGCCGCAAGCTGGAGCAGGCCGGTCTTGGCGAGGGCGGTGGAATTACCACCGTGCGTCAGCGGGGCTATCGCTTCAGCCTCGACAATCTGCCATCCAGCTGA